Sequence from the Mycosarcoma maydis chromosome 4, whole genome shotgun sequence genome:
TTCAACATCGATGCCGACTTTGCGCCGTTGTTCGACTGGAATACCAAGCAGGTCTTTGTCAGTCTCAGCGCTAGCTACGATTCGGCCAAACATGTGAGTTGATGCGTTTACACGAGCCTCGGTNNNNNNNNNNNNNNNNNNNNNNNNNNNNNNNNNNNNNNNNNNNNNNNNNNNNNNNNNNNNNNNNNNNNNNNNNNNNNNNNNNNNNNNNNNNNNNNNNNNNACGAGGTCGTCATCTGGGATCGCATCCTgcgcagcaagcaagacgctcaCGTCGCTCTCAATACAGCCAAAAACAAGTACGGCTTTCGCGAAGTCAGCCGCAGCTTCAAGTGAGTCCTCTTCACCTCGCAACCTTCTGGCCTGCTGCTCCTTTGCTCACCGTCGTCATCTCGACTCCGAATCTGCACAATCCTACAGAGacatcaccaacaccacTTTTACCCTCAAATACAACATCATGCCCAAAGTGGGTCTGCTCCATTACGCCGACGAATTCACCTCCCAATCCATCCCGATCCCGCCCAAACAGCTGCTCCCCAACGGCCAACAACCTAAGATCCAGAGATTGTACTACTGAAGCACACTTTATAATTGCTCTCTCAACATTCCACCATGCCAGTacgccattcacgattgccacGCGCACTCATTTTCGTGTTCCCCGTTCAACCGCCCATTCGTATCCACTTGCTAACAGAAAACGGACACTCAAGCACAACACACGGCGCTGCAGATGATACAGACCAGTTTTTCATTGACCTCATGCCCATCACTGTACACAGAATTCGCAGGGCCGACATGCGGATCAAGATCAGCCAAAAACGTCAAACAGGtttttgcgcttcttggcggcCGCTGGCTTGGACGCCGGAGCGGCGCCCAAACGTTTGCCGGCTCGTTTGGCgggcgtcgatgcagcaacACCGATCTTCGCCCTTGACGCCTTGGCGCGGCTTCTCGGcgcttcgtcctcggacgaagaggatgatgaAGAATCACTCTCCacgtcatcgtcgtcatcggaaGCGACTGAACGAGTCGCTGCTACAGGTGTTTGAGCGGCCGATACTGCTGGCGTGTCTGTGGCGCTGCCGCTATCGTTGCCATTTCCGTTGAGCGCTGGCTGACTGGCGAAGAACGGTGTCTGGCTGGACATGCTCTTCGGTGTCGATCCACCAGTACTCAACGGCGATCCTGGCTGCGACAGGTTCTGACGCAGAATTGCAGGCTTGAGCTCCGACAGTCTTGTGAATGGCGTCGACTTTTGACTGTTGTTGCCCGTCCCATTGCTTGGTCgcgacgagatcggcgTCAGCCCACGTAGAAAGGGATTGTCCGGCGTAGGCAGACGTTGCGATGCTTTGGTTGCGCTGGgcgtcttgagcttgccagTCGCATTCTTGGCGCGCGAAGCGCTCTTTTTCGAGACATCCGGCTCGGACTCGGTCTCTGAGTCTGTTGATGAAGTGTCCGAATCGGACGAAGACGCTTGCTTGTCCGCTGATGTGGTAGATGGCTTGCTCAAGGTGgacttggcttgcttggcaGAATCGCGTCGACTTGATTTGGTCGTCATCGGCTCAGCATCGCTCTGACGATCCGAGTCATCACCGCTGCTATGGCCATCACCCGAAGAGTCTGAACTTGTAATGGATCCAGATCTTGACCTCGAGTTTGAGCCCGAAGTACGCTCGTCAGCGCCAGC
This genomic interval carries:
- a CDS encoding signal peptidase complex subunit SPC3 (related to SPC3 - signal peptidase subunit) — protein: MHSTLSRLNAVSALATTIILVLVVLIDVTRSNSHKPTGQVVINQLELVRGKAAWHMDRSIQDFVQVDFNIDADFAPLFDWNTKQVFVSLSASYDSAKHVSEVVIWDRILRSKQDAHVALNTAKNKYGFREVSRSFKDITNTTFTLKYNIMPKVGLLHYADEFTSQSIPIPPKQLLPNGQQPKIQRLYY